The genomic segment AGACCCTGCGCATTAAAAGGTGGGACTATTACGGGGTGACCACGCCGGACTTTTTCTTCTCCGCTACCCTCTCTCATGTGGGCTACTTGGGCTTGGTCTTTGTTTACGTGTTAGATTTTGCCAGCGGCGACTTGGTGGAGGAGACCCTGATGGTGCCCTTGGGGCGCGGAATCCACTTGGCCCGTAATAGCGACAGCGGCGACAGTTTCTTTGACAACGGTCGGGTCCGCGTTGCCTTTCGGCTGGAAAAGGGGAAGCGCTGCGTGCAGGTGGACTGGCCTGCCTTCCATCGCGGCCAGGGTATCGCCGCTGACCTGACGCTGCACTGTCCCCAAGAACACGAATCCTTGGTCATCGTCATTCCCATGCGGGGCCAGCGCTTTTACTACAACCGGAAAATCAACTGCCTGCCTACTGAAGGATGGATTCGGTATGGTCAGCGTCGTTTCGACTTACAACCTGATAAAGCCTTGGGCAATATGGACTGGGGTCGCGGAGTCTGGGAGTATCAGAGTTTCTGGGTGTGGGCTAGCGCCTCCGCTTTTCTAGACGACGGCCGTACGCTGGGATTGAACATGGGTTATGGCTTTGGCGACACCAGCGCTGCGACGGAGAACGCCCTCGTGCTAAATGGTCGCATTCACAAACTGGAGGAAGTTGCATTCGACTACGATTCTCACAACTTTATGCGACCCTGGAGGATGCACTCCCCAGACGGGCGGTTGAGTCTGGAATTCGTGCCTTTCAAAGAGCGCGTGGCGAAGAGCAACCTCCTTCTATTGTACAGCGAGGTTCACCAGATGTTCGGCCGCTACAGTGGCACCCTACGTACCGATGAGGGTGAGGAATTGCGCATCCGTGACGTCATCGGCTTCGCTGAAGAACACCACGCCCGATGGTGAGCGATCCCTGTGGGACCAAGTCCCTTATTTTGGAGGTGCTTCTGTTCCGCATCTCGACCTCCATGGCGGCTTGTATCGGAGCAGTCGCATCCCGTTCAGTGTCACCATGAGCGAGGTTCCCATATCGGCGAAGACAGCCATCCACATTGTCGCTACACCCAGTACTGCTGCTACCAGAAACGCTGCCTTGATGAGCAACGATACGGCCACATTCTGACGGATAACGTTCAGCACAGCGCGGCTTAGGCCTATGGTCAGAGGCAGCCCACACAAGTCATCGGCCATGAGTGCCACATCTGCCGTCTCCAGGGCAGTGTCCGTCCCGGCAGCGCCCATTGCAATGCCCACGGTGGCCCGGGCCAGTGCCGGCGCGTCATTCACGCCATCACCTACCATGGCTACACTGCCGTATTTGTCCAACAGCTGCTCCACTGCCATCACCTTGTCCTCTGGCAGGAGATTTGCGCGTATATCTTCCACCCCCGCTTCCCGGCCGATGGCCGCCGCCGTGCGCTCGTTGTCACCAGTGAGCATGATCGTGTGGCGGATGCCGAGCCGCCGCAGCGCTTCCACAGTAGTACGGCTGTCAGGGCGCACCTCGTCGGCTAGACCGATGATGCCGATCACCTCTTCGCCACGGCTTACCATCACCGCTGTCTTCCCCACCTCGTGCAATTGCCCCACCAAAGTGCACAGTCTCTCCTCGTGGACTACCTTTTCCTCAAAGAAGTTGTGACTGCCGACCAGACAGATTTCGCCGCCGATCAGCGCCGTGCCACCACGCCCGGCCAACGCCTGGTATTCCTGCGCCGCCTCGGGAGCAAGCCCCCGCGCCACTGCCTCCTCCACAATGGCCGCTGCCAGCGGGTGTTCGGAGTGTTGCTCCAGCGCTGCAGCGATGGCCAATAGTTCCTCAGCGGTGGCATTGTTGGTGGGGATCACATCCGTGACCACAGGCCGGCCCTTGGTGAGGGTGCCGGTCTTATCGAATGCCACTGCGCTGATGCGCGCGAGCGCTTCTAAATACATACCACCTTTCACTAAAACGCCGCGCCGTGCTGCTGTGCTGATGGCAGAGACGATGGCCACCGGGGTGGAGATGACCAAGGCGCAGGGACAGGCGATGACCAGGAGCACCA from the Chloroflexota bacterium genome contains:
- a CDS encoding DUF2804 domain-containing protein — encoded protein: MQREITTPSPLLDQSGALVQVGWARQPYLDCNLENAYFYRWRSLQTLRIKRWDYYGVTTPDFFFSATLSHVGYLGLVFVYVLDFASGDLVEETLMVPLGRGIHLARNSDSGDSFFDNGRVRVAFRLEKGKRCVQVDWPAFHRGQGIAADLTLHCPQEHESLVIVIPMRGQRFYYNRKINCLPTEGWIRYGQRRFDLQPDKALGNMDWGRGVWEYQSFWVWASASAFLDDGRTLGLNMGYGFGDTSAATENALVLNGRIHKLEEVAFDYDSHNFMRPWRMHSPDGRLSLEFVPFKERVAKSNLLLLYSEVHQMFGRYSGTLRTDEGEELRIRDVIGFAEEHHARW
- the cadA gene encoding cadmium-translocating P-type ATPase, producing MDCADCAKTIEQAVTQLDGVQKAQVNFAAGTLQVEYDAEVVPRDSIIQRIHELGYRVEADESFPWKPGYDSLSVSHGVPAQERAPSRKHLADLWKRRRRDFLTVISGLLALTGWALGRSGLPEISSIVAYLLAMVTGGFYTAQAGWVALRTTHRPDMNTLMTIAAIGATLIGEWTEGAVVIFLFALGNALEAYTMDRARSTIRSLMDLSPRTATLIRNDHTETVPVEALRVGDRILVRPGERIPMDGEIIEGRSAVNQAHITGESVPVDVEQGHGVFAGSVNGQGALIIRVTRLSKDNTISRILQMVSEAQGKRAPSQRFVDTFAGYYTPIIVAIAAAVAVLPPLLTGAALSEWFYRALVLLVIACPCALVISTPVAIVSAISTAARRGVLVKGGMYLEALARISAVAFDKTGTLTKGRPVVTDVIPTNNATAEELLAIAAALEQHSEHPLAAAIVEEAVARGLAPEAAQEYQALAGRGGTALIGGEICLVGSHNFFEEKVVHEERLCTLVGQLHEVGKTAVMVSRGEEVIGIIGLADEVRPDSRTTVEALRRLGIRHTIMLTGDNERTAAAIGREAGVEDIRANLLPEDKVMAVEQLLDKYGSVAMVGDGVNDAPALARATVGIAMGAAGTDTALETADVALMADDLCGLPLTIGLSRAVLNVIRQNVAVSLLIKAAFLVAAVLGVATMWMAVFADMGTSLMVTLNGMRLLRYKPPWRSRCGTEAPPK